CTGAGGACAACATCCGGGAGATGCTGATGGCACGAAGGGCACAGTAGGAAATCTCCAGCCGAagcttcctgccccctcccattcCTGGCAAGGGCAGGTGGGAGGCCTACATGGAGAAACTTCTCTTCTGCCCGGGTGGACTTTTTATTTGGATGATCTCATAACCCTGTGTTTTCTACTTCACCATGATACTCTTTCAGACCccagttctgtattttttatcctGGCTCTGTCTGCCACCCCTGTCCAGAACACTTTTCTCCCTGGGGGTGAGTCACAAACTcccaggagagggagatgggagccATACAGATAGGGGAGCTCTGCCCAAGCCTATGAACTAGTTATGCTCCTTAGACCAATAAAAGGCATgtgttccccccccccaaaaataaataaataaataaataaataaataaataaataaataaataaatagatagaatctGGCAAATGGAATTAATCCTGGGAATGCAAGGTTGGCATATTTACCACATTATCATAGGAATACAAGGTTGAGTGTAGTTCACCACATTGCCAGAACAAGGGAGAAAAATCATGATCATcccaataaatgaagaaaaagcatttgacaaaattcagcattcattcatgataaCAATTCTTaggaaacaaagaagagaaaggaacttcctcaatctgataaaggCATCCACTAAACAGGTTCAGCTTAGtggtgaaataataaatgctttccCCCTGAGATTAGAAGCAGAGcaagaatttttctttcactgttcATATTCAGCATTGTTCTGGAGGTGTTAGCCCATGCAAtaaagccccccccccaaaaaaaagacataaaaggataaaaattagaGTAAAATTGTCTGTTTATGGATTGTATTAATATTTCATagggggacgtctgggtggctcaatggtttggcgcctgcctttggcccagggtgtgatcctgctgggattgagtcccacattgggctccctgcgtggagcctgcttctgcctctctctctctgtgtgtgtctcatgaataaattaataaaatctttaaaaatatatatttcataggaatatacaaaaaactaaggaatctttttttttaaagatttttatttatttattcatgagagacacagagagagagaaagagagaagcagagacacaggcagaggaagaagcagggagcccaatgcgggactcgatcccgggactccaggatcatgccctgggccaaaggcaggcgctaaaccgctgagccacccaggtgtcccagaatctttttttttttttttttaaagcctactAGAGCTTTAAGTTTAGGTaggtcaatatgcaaaaatcaattttattactaTATAATAGCAGGAAACAGTTTGaaattgaagtttaaaaaattccatttccaaTAGTAGtcaaaacataaaggaattaagaataaatttaaacaagCTATGCAAGACTTTTtacactgaaaaccataaaatgttGCTGAGAAAAATTAGCTAAGTAGATGAAAAGATATACTACATTCATGATtggaaaactcaatattgttaaggtGGCAATTTCTCCCTAAAATAACCTATTGATTCAGTACAGTGTTGATCAAAATCTCAATCAACTTTTACATAAAACACTTGATTCtgaaatgtatatggaaatgcaaagtcCTAGTCTAAATCagcataatttgaaaaaaagaaagtttgagcATTTATGTTActtgattttaagacttaaaaataacagtaatcaaaatagtgtggtatCTTTGTAAAGATAGACATATataccaatggaacagaatagaaaacccagaaatatagACCCACATATACAAGCTCCATTAATTTTCAACAGAAGTCTAAAGGATACAGAAACAGGTCAGTGGAATAAAATGAAGGGGACAGATCGACCCATATGTAGTCCATTAATTTTAGGCAAAGACACCAAGGTAGTTCAGTTAGAAGAGGAAAgtcttttaataaatggtgctgaaacacCTGAATAAACATACTCATAAAAACAAACCTCTACCCCTATCTCATATCAAACGCAAAAGTTAATGCAAGATGGAGCATAGATCTCCACTCAGAGCTAAAATTACTAAGCttcaagaagaaaacatcagaaaatacCTTTGTGATAATGAGATAGGCAAAGATTTCTAAGAGATAAAAATCACTAAacatggggcagctgggtggctccattgattgagcctctgccttcagctcaggtcaccgtctcagggtcccgggatccagccctgcatcaggctccctggtcaatggcgagtctgcttctccctctgcctgtctccttctcatgctctctccctccctctctcaaataaataaaatcttcttaaaaatcactgaacataaaagaaacaagtaataaaactggatttcaccaaaaataaaacttatgcTTATTGAAAGACACaagtaagaaaatggaaagggaaactacagactgggagaaaatattcacaatacatatatatctcataaatgaattctacaaaaatatatagtaaagtacagttgacccttgaataacatgggtTTTAACtgcaaggaattttttttaagtaaatatatagagagaggtataaacgtattttctcttcctttagattttaacattttctttagcttactttattgtaagaacacagtatataatacatataacatatgaaatatgtatCATGTTGTCAGTGAAGTTTCTGATATATACGTGTTTcatatatataagattatatatatatgaaaaaagtgCTTAACAACATttgttatcagggaaatacaaattaatattgtAGGACACCAGTTTATATCCActagaatgggtaaaattaaaaagactgacaatagcAAGTGTTGACAAGGGTATGGAACAACTAGAACTCTCttgcattgctggtaggaatgtaaaatactacaaccactttggaaatctGGCagcttcttataaagttaaacatacctctgccctatgacccagcagttctaataattacccaagagaaatgaaatatgtcCCCAAAAcacttgtacaagaatgtttgtAACAACTTATTCATAATACTAAAAAGctggaagcaatccaaatatcCAACAAAATATcaaacagaagaatggataaccAAATTGTGGCATAGTCTATGGTTATAGAAATCAGAGCAATAGTTGCCAAGGGAGGTAAGAATTGTCTGGAAGGAAAGTTTCTGGAGCAATGGAAATGCTATATATCTTGATTGGAGTATTGGTTGCCCTAGCCTATTGGTTacataggtatatatatttatcaaaactcaaTGAATTgtatatttaagataaatttcaGTGTAGAtaaaatttttccttcaaaaaagaAGGAGCTTATATAGTTAAAATAGAAATGGTTATTTCAGTGGGcagtactatatatatactatatataagaTTTATGACATAAATTTGAAtgcatgtttgttttttcaaCACACATCTTTTGCGTATCTAGGTCAGCCATTGTGATAGTTTGCTGGGGTACAAAGATAATTAATAGAAAGTGGTTGGACTCAGAACTCAGCATCTAGCAGGAGCCATAAAAGCACAAGAGATAAGTACCAATGTAAAAATGGATGCTGAGTGCAAAGGAGGCCTGAGGAAGTGATTCTGATTTGTTGAGGTTGAGAGATGGGACCAAAGAGCAAATAAACTTGTAAGGGAGGAAAGGCTTTTGGGTCAAGAGAACCTCATGATCTAAGTAAGGCACAGAAACATAAGCCTGTATGACGTGTTTGCAGAATCTTAATTGGCCCAATGTGACTACAGTAATGGGAGAGGATACCATGATGGGAGACCATGCACTTTAATAATGCAACCAGATCATATAGGGTCATAAAATGCCATACTACACAGTCAGATTTATAGGCTTAAATAAGAGGCCACTGAAGGCTTTTAGACAAGAGTGACAtcaattctgtttctgtttttttttttaaatgtatctgcTAGTAGTAAAGAAGAATTATTAAAGTTGGGGAGAGAttagaggcagaaggaagagataGAAAGGGATTTCAAGAATCCAgggtcatttatttaaaatacttattcactagaattttgtgattaaacattttcatttggctcttcttttttctttttctttaaaattaacaatAGGAATCCAGAAACATTTTGGACCACAACAGGAATGTTTCCCCAAGAGTTCATTATTTGTTTTCACAAACATGTAAGGATTGAAAGGCTTATAATTCAAAGTTACTTTGGTAAGCAAATCATACATTAATAttcatcatcttttatttttcccataggCAGAGGGCACATATGTAAACTTTGGCAAAACACTAACTTTCCTTTGCAGCATGGAATCCAGTTTTATGGCTGGAATGGGAGAGTGGGGAGTACGGGTTAACTGCCTTAAGCACAGTCAGCTTCTCTAAAATTGCAAATTTGAAACCCTTCCAAAGCGCATAATAATTTCCATGCAATTTACTATGTGAAAATCTTTGGCAAAAATCCCTATTATGAACATAAGAAGCCAGCTTGCCAGAACACTAGGTTCTTCAACATCTTTATTCCAGATTCATTTGGCTTGGAGTTCTCTGTCAAATTCTTCTCGAAAATCTGATAACCTTGGTTATTTGCATTGGATAATTTGGATTCTTCTATTAATAATGGCATTTTCTGAGGGATTTAGGAGGACACTCTCCCATTGGAACATCATTCTAATCCTGTCTTGTGTTTATTTAGGGATAAAGTATTTCAGACAAAATCATGGCAGGAAAGAATACATCCCAGATGGTTCAAATGAGAAGACTTTATTGATAGGATTACTTACAAAATTATGGTCTGGGTAAGGGAACAAACCAGGGATGGTGAGAACGCCTTGAAACTAGCCACAGCAATAAGCCATTACCACTCTTGGGATAAGGGATGGAAATTGTGTTACTGGAGCCCAGTGAGAGCTGTAGTCTGTGGCTAAGGACCTGCCCAGCAGCAGCTGTAATCATGAAGGGACCCAACCACTGTCAAAGACATGGCACAGAAGCAGGAAGGGAGTGGAGAAAAAACAACGTGATCTCACTTCACCCCTGCCCTCCAGTTTCCTCCCAGTGCCTCCCATTGGTCAAATCTGACCAGTATCTAGTGATGCAATCCACAGGGGACCTCCCTCACAGggcacagagaagagaagaatgaTTCTGGGGTAGCAGGGTCTGGATTAGGGGTAATAGAGGAAAAAACAGTTCTGAAGGAAGATGCCTGCATTCTGGTTAAGTCTATTAACTGTCATTAATTGTAGAAGCTCATAGACGCAGACATACCTAAAGTTTGAATTGCACTTCTGGCCCTTACTGGCTCTCTATCTCTGAACACTTTGCCTGACTTCTCTCTAAGGTGCCTGATTTCTCTAAGCCTGTTTCCTAATCAGTAAAGTAGATTAGTAATACTTTTTCTTATAAGATTGTAGTCAAGAGTAAATGAGTAAATGCCTGACTTAACAGTAGTTTCTTCATAAAGGTTTATGAACAAGATCACtaacagtattattattattatcagtatACAAATAACTCTGGATGAtaccaaatttaaaaagactCTACTAACTGTATTGTGTGCTTTGCAAACATTGTAAGATTACAGTGACCCATGGCTGCGTTTTACCATAGGTCCCTATAGAAAAACAGAGCATGTGAATGATTTTCAGAACATGGTATTTCTGATCCCAGTACTTTGTTCAGTCCCACCAGTGCTTGACACTTTGATacagaaaaaaggaatatagGGATAGCAACATCAGATCAGATAGATAATTTAccctgtatttattttgtttccttacaACATCAGTAAGGACCTTGAAGATTGAAAAGAGCACATCTAAAGAGCCAGTTGATTTTGAGCCATGGATTGAAAGAggtatgtgcttttttttttttttttttttaagattttatttattcatgagaaacagagagagaagcagacacaggcagagggagaagcaggctccatgcagggagcccgatgtgggactcaatcctgggtctctaggatcacgccctgggctgaaaggcagcgctaaactgctgagccactcaggctgccctgtgcTTTTTCACCAGCATTGTTCTGGGCACGAGGAAGTAGAGTTGTCCTTTGATTCTGTATTTCCAACTGATCTGCATTTTGGTGAAGAAAAGATATCTCTTGTTGACTTATTTAGAGCCTAGAAAAACCCAGGTTTGAATACAAGACTACTTCTTCACTTACTGGTTATATAACTGTTAGCATGTtaatacttaatttttctgagtttccaaatcctctgaaaaatggggatagtaaCCCATGGTTTAGGGTTTTGTAAATATAGTGTCTACCATATCATATATAGTagacaataaatattagtttcttgtctttccttcttaACTAACTAATGGTACTATTTAAATATCatcagcagggatccctgggtggcgcagcggtttggcgcctgcctttggcccagggcgcgatcctggagacccgggatcgaatcccacgtcgggctgccggtgcatggagcctgctcctccctctgcctgtgtctctgcctctctctctctctctctctctctctctctctgtgactatcataaataaataaaaataaaaaaaataaaagataaaaaaaataaaaataaaaataaatatcatcagcagaggggcacctgggtggctcagtggttgagtgtctgcctttggctcgggttgtaatcctggggttctgggatcgaatcctgcatcagggtccccactgggagcttgcttctccctctgcctatgtctctgcccctctctgtgtctcccatgaataaataagtaaaatctttaaaatacatacatacatacataaatatcatCAGCAGAATTGCCCTTAGTTAAACACTACAAATTGGCTTTGTGtgtctatttcctttccttcccaaaattccatgaaaataatagtaaaggAATAAAAGGAGGCATGAACCTACAAggacaaaactaaaacaaaccaaaaaacctatAGGAGACCAAAGAGGATGTGAGGTATCCATCTAAATTATGGAAGAGAGGACACGGGTAGAAGAGACTAATGTAGCTGAATGGAGTAGGTTATAACCTAAGTGCCCTCCAAGGAGAACGTCAATGTGAAGCAATACAGTCTGCCCAACAAAACCCCAGAAAGGTCTAGAATTTGAAGGCAGGATGTACCAGAGAAAGTATGAGTGGGACATGGACCAGAAAACAAGAGGGAATAGTTGAACATCTGTATACAGAGTGTTTGACCCTAGGTAAGTTCTCTTATCACACAAAGCTAGAGgactcctccttcctcccacaaACCGTCTGCAAGGGCTAAGGAGGAATACCGAATGTTAAGTCTCAGAACTCAGGGAGACCAGACAtagaagagagagtaagtgagacATGGAATACAGGAGATTTAAGTGGAAGCCTGCATATTGAATAGTGAGAACACCTCTGTGCTCTACTATTTATGACAGCAACTGAGAATATAGCCCTGGCCAGGAGACTAAATATTTTTGGAGAAACTGAGTGGCTCCAGAAAAAAAGATCTATGGATACTGACATAGACCACCTCATTCCTGGCTTCTCTGTTGAAGTCTGAGTCAGTGAGCATGGTTCATGGCACATagttttcaaatgatttatttattaagtaacaAAAGATAGCCGAAGATCACCAGACATTTGATGAAGGCCTCAAACCCTGAATATAATCAAGCCTTTAGCTCTAACTCCAGTATATACGAAACAGAGAGTAGATGAATAAATGTAATGAAACCTTAAAGAGGCAAAATGACAAAATGTGGGATATTCCACAGGAAAACTGACCTGGTCTCTTTAGTAAGTCAgtgatgtggggaaaaaatgtgtgtgggagagagaaatCAGTTCAAGATTAAAGGAGACTTAATTCTGATTTGAATAAACCAACttttataaaaagacattttggggaCAATTGAGAAATTTGAATGTGGATGGGGTTCTATATGatattaaagcaatttttaattttagcctgatAATAGTATTATGGTTATGTAAGAAAATATCCTTATTATTTAGAGATGGATAACCAGATATTTGGAGGTAAAATGTCATgttctttaaaatgctttagCAAAAAAATTCCATAAATCAAGTATAGTGAAATgttagtaattttaaaatcaagatgatGGGTAAATATACAGGAATTATACCCTGTCTTCTTTGATGTCAGCATgagattttccaatttttcacagTTAAAAAACTAAGCAAATGAAAGAAGGTATTATTAACTCCTGGTAGAGGAGGAGttgtataagaaagaaaatgggatcaTAATTCAATACTTATTTTAGCAGTAAATAACATTTACGTAGGCGATAATGTAACTGTCAAGTATTGATTTCAAAATTGAGAGGATGGTAGGAGGGAAAGgttgaaggaagaggaagaagatacTGATCTCAGAGACCCAAATTTTCTCCCACCATACTATAAAGTCAGTAAAGTACTACAAATCaagaaaaggaatataaacaTGTTAACCTTCTAGGAAAAAAAGCTGAAGGAGTTGAAAGCATTTGCCACTCAGGAGTAGGACTGGAGGGGAATGGGTCAAGCAGGGGATCACTATTCATTACCTCAGAGAGATCTTAGGAAACAAAGTCATGCACCATCTTACTTCCCAGAGACTACCCTGTTGGTAGtatgttcctttaaaaatcacatacacCGACTATGCTGatacaaataaaattgatttctgaATAAGGTCAGTATTTGTTATTATATCAaccaaatatttcatatttctagaAGAATGTTTGATATGATTAACTTGTGAGCAATTAAGTTAAtctgctttaaaattatataggtAAAGGTTTTCTAAAGTTAGATACCAGAAAAGATCACTTCATGGGCAGCATAATTCAACATCACAGTATAAATTCAGCATGAGAAACTGAGTTGTAGTCATTACCCATGAGAGTGGTAATAAGATGGCTCCTATCAGGCCTGTAATATAACTGTTAGTGCCTTGATCCTTTCtgtaatttacatttccttttgtttatacTTGCTAGGGATGTTTTAGAACTCACAGTTTATCTTTCATGCCTTTTACAtcaaatattctcattttgatATTGAATTTTAACCCCCCAGCTCTGGTAAGTCTGATCTAACTATAGTTTACCAGACATCATATTTTGGTGAATATAAATTTCGGTAGCTGTCCTCATGCATTTTGATCCCTAACTCATTTCTGTTACATTTGTGCTTTAGATCTAGTCCACACAGAGGGGCAgcttcaaaatgaagaaattatggtA
This window of the Canis lupus dingo isolate Sandy chromosome 5, ASM325472v2, whole genome shotgun sequence genome carries:
- the HSPB11 gene encoding intraflagellar transport protein 25 homolog isoform X1, coding for MNTAFIVTLHLYIGLCPVTTRSRRRIKHLKMRKIDLCLSSEGAEVILATSSDEKHPPENMIDGNPETFWTTTGMFPQEFIICFHKHVRIERLIIQSYFVRTLKIEKSTSKEPVDFEPWIERAGIPGWRSGLAPAFGPGRDPGDPGSNPTSGCRCMEPAPPSACVSASLSLSLSLSLCDYHK
- the HSPB11 gene encoding intraflagellar transport protein 25 homolog isoform X3 produces the protein MRKIDLCLSSEGAEVILATSSDEKHPPENMIDGNPETFWTTTGMFPQEFIICFHKHVRIERLIIQSYFVRTLKIEKSTSKEPVDFEPWIERAGIPGWRSGLAPAFGPGRDPGDPGSNPTSGCRCMEPAPPSACVSASLSLSLSLSLCDYHK
- the HSPB11 gene encoding intraflagellar transport protein 25 homolog isoform X4; the encoded protein is MRKIDLCLSSEGAEVILATSSDEKHPPENMIDGNPETFWTTTGMFPQEFIICFHKHVRIERLIIQSYFVRTLKIEKSTSKEPVDFEPWIERDLVHTEGQLQNEEIMARDGHATYLRFIIISAFDHFASVHSVSAEGITVSSLP
- the HSPB11 gene encoding intraflagellar transport protein 25 homolog isoform X5; protein product: MNTAFIVTLHLYIGLCPVTTRSRRRIKHLKMRKIDLCLSSEGAEVILATSSDEKHPPENMIDGNPETFWTTTGMFPQEFIICFHKHVRIERLIIQSYFVRTLKIEKSTSKEPVDFEPWIERDLVHTEGQLQNEEIMAF
- the HSPB11 gene encoding intraflagellar transport protein 25 homolog isoform X6, with translation MNTAFIVTLHLYIGLCPVTTRSRRRIKHLKMRKIDLCLSSEGAEVILATSSDEKHPPENMIDGNPETFWTTTGMFPQEFIICFHKHVRIERLIIQSYFVRTLKIEKSTSKEPVDFEPWIERDLVHTEGQLQNEEIMVF